One part of the Bacteroidia bacterium genome encodes these proteins:
- a CDS encoding head GIN domain-containing protein, with translation MKLIQTIVLSLICMFMFSGHVHAQKKKAIKGNGNIVKENRNLSSFSGVQVGGAFDVEIHKGSAHQASIEADENVMERIKMEVKNDILRIKMDGWVRKVNKLKVVLVMDDLEYLSASGAADVEVVDDFSSKEFDLHASGAADISLSVNTDNLKISMSGSCDIDLEGKADDVQISMSGACDLDADDMKARSIDIQSSGSSSANVYASDRLVASASGASDINCEGNPSKTQVKSSGAADIDVN, from the coding sequence ATGAAATTAATTCAAACGATCGTCTTGTCTCTGATCTGTATGTTCATGTTTAGCGGTCATGTACACGCGCAGAAAAAGAAAGCTATTAAAGGCAATGGTAACATTGTTAAAGAAAACCGTAACCTCTCCTCTTTTAGCGGAGTTCAGGTAGGAGGTGCTTTTGACGTAGAAATACACAAAGGTAGTGCTCACCAGGCCAGTATAGAAGCTGACGAAAATGTGATGGAACGCATCAAAATGGAAGTCAAAAATGACATTCTTCGTATCAAGATGGATGGATGGGTTCGCAAAGTCAATAAGTTGAAAGTAGTTCTAGTCATGGATGACCTGGAGTACCTTTCTGCTTCCGGAGCTGCTGATGTGGAAGTGGTAGATGACTTTTCTTCCAAGGAGTTTGATCTGCATGCAAGCGGTGCTGCAGATATTTCTCTCAGTGTAAATACAGACAATCTGAAAATAAGCATGTCAGGTTCCTGTGATATTGACCTGGAAGGGAAAGCAGATGATGTACAAATCAGCATGAGTGGAGCTTGTGATCTTGATGCGGATGATATGAAAGCCCGCTCTATCGATATTCAATCCTCCGGTTCCAGTAGTGCAAATGTATACGCATCTGATAGGCTGGTTGCTTCTGCCTCAGGAGCTAGTGATATTAACTGTGAGGGAAATCCTTCCAAAACACAGGTTAAATCATCTGGTGCTGCAGATATAGATGTAAACTGA
- a CDS encoding RNA polymerase sigma factor → MSTLDVHIHAELVEACKKGDRLAQFRLYKLYSKAMYNICTRILGDPDAAEDALQEAFISAFRKLHTFEGRATFGAWLKRIVVNKCLSIVSRNKMFTESLDENMEVVEEVEDTGSVLESELNDKAVYEAIKKLPNGCRVIFTLYQLEGYDHQEIANILGVSVSTSKSQYHRAKKLLKEQLQELVMRH, encoded by the coding sequence TTGAGCACACTAGACGTACATATTCATGCGGAGCTGGTAGAAGCTTGCAAAAAAGGAGATAGACTGGCACAGTTTAGGCTGTACAAGCTCTATTCTAAAGCAATGTATAATATCTGCACGCGCATTTTGGGAGATCCAGATGCAGCAGAAGATGCCTTGCAAGAAGCATTTATCAGCGCATTTAGAAAGCTCCATACCTTCGAGGGTAGAGCGACATTTGGAGCCTGGCTGAAGAGAATTGTGGTAAACAAATGCCTCAGTATCGTCAGCAGGAATAAAATGTTTACAGAAAGCCTCGATGAAAATATGGAGGTGGTTGAAGAAGTCGAAGACACGGGGAGTGTTTTGGAATCTGAATTAAACGATAAAGCCGTTTATGAAGCGATTAAAAAACTGCCCAATGGATGTCGGGTTATATTTACACTGTATCAATTGGAGGGCTATGACCACCAGGAGATCGCGAATATACTCGGAGTTTCAGTCTCTACTTCCAAGTCGCAATATCATCGAGCGAAAAAACTGCTGAAGGAACAGTTGCAAGAACTTGTCATGCGACACTAA
- a CDS encoding DUF3098 domain-containing protein: MAKKYKPVPKKKSTKGKKNTKVAETTKKVSESSPKKVVSTSSTQSPPKSRRTRSRKATEEVLPFGRMNYILLLIGIGIIGLGFFLLSLDDFVDATEFSVSLYVAPVVIVGGFIEIIYAIMYKDKSQTSPATTEA; this comes from the coding sequence ATGGCTAAGAAATACAAGCCCGTACCGAAGAAAAAATCTACGAAGGGCAAAAAAAATACAAAGGTAGCTGAGACCACAAAAAAGGTATCAGAAAGCAGCCCCAAAAAGGTTGTGAGTACAAGCAGTACGCAAAGCCCACCTAAAAGCAGGAGGACTCGTAGCAGAAAAGCTACAGAAGAAGTGCTCCCTTTTGGAAGGATGAATTACATTCTCCTTTTGATCGGCATTGGTATTATTGGCCTCGGATTCTTCCTGCTCTCCCTGGACGATTTCGTTGATGCGACGGAATTTTCGGTATCTCTGTATGTAGCACCAGTTGTGATCGTTGGAGGATTTATTGAGATTATTTATGCAATTATGTATAAAGATAAATCTCAAACCTCTCCTGCTACCACTGAAGCATAA
- a CDS encoding undecaprenyl-diphosphate phosphatase codes for MSLIESIILGIIQGLTEFLPVSSSGHLELGKVILGVQFEENAVLYSAVVHAATALSTIVVYYKDILAIIQDLFDFTWNDSTKFVVMVLVSMIPVGLVYVFLGDYLDELFSGKIMLVGFMLLITAGLLYASSRLVSKPGELTIGKAFTVGLAQAFALLPGVSRSGSTISAALMLGIKRESAARFSFLMVIPVILGGTMLELKEYFEAEAAGHIVEVGSDALIAGFLAAFISGLIACTWMIKLVKNAKLDYFAIYCVIVGLIAITYDLGIF; via the coding sequence ATGAGCCTGATTGAATCGATAATCCTGGGAATTATCCAGGGTCTTACAGAATTCTTGCCTGTCAGTAGTAGCGGACATCTCGAACTCGGAAAAGTTATCCTCGGAGTACAATTTGAAGAAAATGCCGTTTTGTATTCAGCTGTAGTACATGCTGCTACCGCCTTAAGTACGATAGTCGTTTACTACAAAGACATTCTCGCAATTATTCAGGATCTGTTTGATTTCACCTGGAATGATTCCACCAAATTTGTAGTTATGGTGCTGGTATCTATGATTCCGGTAGGCCTGGTGTATGTATTTCTAGGAGACTATTTAGACGAACTTTTTTCAGGTAAAATCATGCTGGTAGGCTTTATGTTGCTCATCACAGCAGGCCTGCTTTACGCCTCTTCCCGTTTGGTATCCAAACCGGGAGAACTTACGATAGGCAAAGCATTTACAGTAGGGCTTGCCCAGGCATTTGCCCTGCTTCCCGGAGTATCTCGTTCCGGTTCTACCATTTCTGCCGCTTTGATGCTCGGCATCAAACGGGAGTCAGCAGCCCGCTTTTCTTTCCTGATGGTCATCCCCGTTATTCTGGGTGGAACTATGTTGGAACTTAAAGAATACTTTGAAGCGGAAGCTGCCGGTCATATTGTTGAAGTGGGGAGCGATGCCCTGATTGCAGGATTTCTTGCTGCATTTATTTCAGGACTGATTGCCTGTACCTGGATGATCAAGCTAGTGAAAAATGCCAAGCTGGATTATTTCGCTATCTACTGTGTAATCGTAGGTCTGATTGCCATTACTTACGACCTGGGCATCTTTTAA
- the rsmI gene encoding 16S rRNA (cytidine(1402)-2'-O)-methyltransferase encodes MARISLVPTPVGNLEDMSFRAVRILREADLIAAEDTRTSGILLKHYEIDTPKLSLHQHNEHSKVPQLLDRLEAEDLHLALISDAGTPGISDPGFLLVREAVARGITVETLPGPTAFVPALVSSGIPCDRFVFEGFLPVKKGRQTRFKSLEEESRTMVFYESPHRIEKTIRQMAEYFGEERQACISREISKLHEEHLRGSLAELAEILSKRSLKGEIVIVLAGKS; translated from the coding sequence ATGGCACGCATAAGCCTTGTACCTACTCCCGTCGGAAACCTCGAAGATATGAGTTTTCGGGCCGTTCGCATCCTTCGGGAGGCCGACCTCATTGCTGCTGAGGATACCCGTACCTCCGGAATACTCCTCAAGCATTATGAGATAGATACGCCCAAACTTTCTCTGCATCAGCACAATGAGCATAGCAAAGTTCCGCAATTGCTGGACCGGCTGGAAGCAGAAGATCTGCATCTGGCTTTAATCAGCGATGCAGGTACGCCCGGCATTTCCGATCCGGGTTTCCTCCTGGTTAGAGAAGCTGTCGCAAGAGGAATAACCGTAGAAACCCTGCCCGGACCTACAGCTTTTGTTCCCGCTTTGGTAAGTAGCGGGATTCCCTGTGATCGCTTTGTCTTTGAAGGATTTCTCCCGGTAAAGAAGGGACGTCAAACCCGCTTCAAATCATTGGAAGAGGAGAGCCGGACCATGGTCTTTTACGAATCTCCACACAGAATAGAAAAAACGATCCGACAAATGGCCGAATATTTTGGGGAAGAAAGACAGGCATGCATATCGAGAGAAATCAGCAAACTGCATGAAGAACATTTGAGGGGAAGCCTGGCCGAATTAGCCGAAATTTTATCGAAAAGAAGCCTGAAAGGAGAGATCGTAATTGTCCTTGCAGGGAAGTCCTGA
- a CDS encoding inositol monophosphatase family protein yields the protein MESIDLSKIDLELQALLRKTGKYVVDEFKHFTYKEVKFKGDNDPFTYVDVTTEEIVKKGCAALIPGSGFITEETAAEEGENGYTWIIDPIDGTANFTHGIPHFCISVALTYEGEIVMGHIYHPVLDQMYVAIKGKGFKLDGEIQQVSQRKELKEGVLGTGFPYAHHSWVPDYLGLVADLHQASHGFRRFGSAALDLAYVACGRLDGYFEFQLNAWDIAAGALMVEEAGGKITDFGGGAGYLNKRGTIASNTYVHEDIQKAIAARGFADRFKELEETKS from the coding sequence ATGGAATCTATAGATCTAAGCAAAATCGACCTTGAACTTCAGGCGCTTCTAAGGAAAACCGGTAAGTATGTGGTAGATGAATTCAAGCATTTTACTTACAAAGAAGTTAAGTTTAAAGGCGATAATGACCCTTTTACCTATGTAGACGTAACTACGGAGGAGATTGTGAAGAAGGGTTGTGCGGCTTTGATTCCCGGTTCAGGTTTTATCACGGAGGAAACAGCTGCTGAAGAAGGGGAAAATGGATATACCTGGATCATAGACCCCATAGATGGAACTGCCAATTTTACACATGGCATTCCACACTTTTGCATCAGTGTTGCCCTGACATATGAAGGGGAAATTGTCATGGGACATATATATCATCCTGTGCTTGATCAGATGTATGTAGCTATCAAAGGGAAAGGATTTAAGCTGGATGGAGAAATTCAACAGGTAAGTCAAAGAAAAGAGTTAAAAGAAGGCGTATTGGGAACAGGTTTCCCTTATGCTCACCATTCATGGGTGCCAGATTATCTCGGCCTGGTTGCTGACCTTCATCAGGCCTCTCATGGCTTCAGAAGATTTGGTAGCGCGGCTTTGGATTTGGCTTATGTGGCATGCGGGAGACTGGATGGCTACTTTGAATTTCAACTCAATGCATGGGATATCGCTGCAGGAGCTTTGATGGTTGAGGAAGCGGGAGGAAAAATTACTGATTTTGGAGGAGGAGCCGGCTATTTAAATAAGCGGGGAACCATAGCCAGCAATACATACGTACATGAGGATATTCAAAAGGCGATAGCCGCCCGCGGATTTGCCGACAGATTTAAAGAATTAGAAGAGACAAAGAGCTAG
- a CDS encoding aspartate aminotransferase family protein translates to MNEELFYRHVAQTSPESIGIEVQYAKGIFLYGPNEKKWIDITSGICVSNVGHGAPEILQAIEEQSKAYLHPMVYGEVIMEPQSRYAGMLAEELGEGLDCVYFGNSGAEVIEGALKLAKKYTSRSQIISFHNAYHGSTHGAMSVTGAEKKKKGYGPLLPEVSFIHFNEEEEFKKINEQTACVIVEAIQGAGGIILPKAGYFQALKARCEQVGALLILDEIQTGLGRTGKMFAHQLFDFKPDILVLAKALGGGLPLGAFISSKKIMSVFQHNPVLGHLTTYGGHPLSCAAGIALFEKIRQDKLLDRIPALEKIIKEKLQHPAIQMLRGSGLMYAVIFKDFEESEAIRKEALKQGLLSIGFLNIDNGLRICPPLTISEEELREACDILLQAIDTVVKN, encoded by the coding sequence ATGAATGAGGAGCTATTTTACCGGCATGTCGCTCAAACCTCCCCGGAAAGCATAGGAATAGAAGTTCAATATGCCAAAGGAATTTTTCTCTATGGACCGAATGAGAAAAAATGGATAGATATTACCAGTGGAATCTGTGTGAGCAATGTTGGACATGGGGCCCCGGAAATCCTGCAGGCCATAGAAGAGCAATCAAAGGCCTATTTGCATCCTATGGTATATGGGGAAGTGATCATGGAACCCCAATCTCGTTATGCAGGGATGCTGGCCGAAGAATTGGGGGAAGGACTTGATTGCGTTTATTTTGGAAACTCAGGTGCAGAGGTCATTGAAGGGGCTTTGAAATTGGCTAAAAAGTATACGAGTCGGAGTCAAATCATTTCCTTTCACAATGCCTATCACGGGAGCACCCATGGAGCGATGAGTGTTACGGGGGCAGAGAAGAAGAAAAAAGGATATGGGCCTTTATTGCCGGAAGTGAGTTTCATTCATTTTAATGAGGAAGAAGAGTTCAAAAAAATCAATGAACAAACTGCCTGTGTCATTGTAGAAGCGATACAAGGTGCGGGCGGGATAATTTTGCCGAAAGCAGGATACTTCCAGGCACTCAAAGCAAGATGCGAACAAGTAGGTGCCTTATTAATTCTGGATGAAATTCAGACCGGTCTGGGGAGAACGGGAAAAATGTTTGCCCATCAGCTTTTCGATTTCAAGCCCGATATTTTGGTTTTGGCAAAAGCATTGGGCGGAGGTTTACCGCTAGGTGCCTTTATCAGTAGCAAAAAAATCATGTCCGTCTTCCAACACAATCCCGTGCTGGGCCACCTTACTACTTATGGCGGCCATCCCTTGAGTTGTGCTGCGGGAATAGCCCTGTTTGAAAAGATCAGGCAGGATAAGCTCCTGGACAGGATACCGGCACTAGAAAAAATCATTAAGGAGAAGCTACAGCATCCGGCCATTCAAATGCTTAGGGGAAGCGGTCTGATGTATGCTGTAATTTTTAAGGATTTTGAGGAAAGTGAAGCCATTCGAAAGGAAGCGCTTAAACAAGGCTTGCTCAGCATAGGTTTCCTCAACATCGATAATGGACTGCGCATCTGTCCTCCCCTCACGATTAGTGAAGAAGAACTTAGGGAAGCCTGCGACATACTGCTGCAGGCTATAGATACAGTGGTCAAAAATTAA
- a CDS encoding histidine kinase: protein MTRQSWAWYTILGIFYIGLVWMVYGFYTKSQEIRATNVVEGLNADFEGNDWITWEDTRKGVVVKRIHPLYKGQASFKESKDQIKIGDRLRKIGAKEIFNASVADKIAAENPPPKPEAFYLVRTDPTLYEENISILMEKGFRLAFSFNEIGTYWYLLGWLLGIGSFVGIIMLAILFPLFRSNIKDNVPMVGLVGSAFIFFMLQMMRHLYLVIENDLSSTGFEKLFVLLYPLLTFMYVGFYFHFKISTRNSLFSIPTVIVAGYLIYEIFKIVYIEQQLKHFHDLIEQYVVIFFLLHTLAAVAMFLLENWRTRSLRSFLGLGIIGLISALGLAYYGMLDYTSVNWFYKEHAFFIYCLLLFFPLVNATFLQLQFGKVSLVVTQSIQYLVSIIMILVLYLVITQLYNYVHTGIQYRQILEFATLVFVVVILRLLYLANENKFRKYFVTPQQERLRKFKTFIARIPQYTNSELLRKDLIEEMVDYFNAETVHLWWNVDQPESAAEQRYHVKQENIYRELMNNNTVWSKTKEIATFRLSSELEKSVLDSSYTLICPITIDLDTYALLMLGRKKRGVYNLTDLELISQLIQQTQLTLNVLQMVVREKSLIQQTYEANLTALRSQINPHFLFNTLNSIGELVHESADLAEEALEKLAYIFRYTLNKSSENFVSLSDEMSLIRTYLDLEKVRFGERLNVHLSVSPEVKDVPVPSFIISTLVENCIKHGISKILHKGLVSVEASREDNYLVVEVVDNGPGIDLSRIYKSHGLSNSIARLENIYELKNLLYFENTGEGTYVRLKIPLVDLPQLK from the coding sequence ATGACGCGACAAAGCTGGGCATGGTATACGATCCTGGGTATTTTCTACATTGGCCTCGTTTGGATGGTCTATGGCTTTTATACTAAAAGTCAGGAAATACGTGCCACCAATGTGGTAGAGGGATTGAATGCCGATTTTGAGGGGAATGACTGGATCACCTGGGAAGATACCCGCAAAGGGGTAGTCGTCAAAAGAATACATCCTCTTTATAAAGGACAGGCCAGTTTTAAAGAATCCAAAGATCAAATCAAAATAGGGGACAGGCTGAGGAAAATCGGGGCCAAGGAAATTTTTAATGCCAGTGTTGCAGATAAAATAGCTGCTGAAAATCCTCCTCCTAAACCAGAAGCCTTTTACCTGGTCCGAACTGATCCTACTCTCTATGAGGAGAATATTTCCATTTTGATGGAAAAAGGCTTTCGCCTGGCTTTCTCTTTTAATGAGATCGGGACCTATTGGTATTTGCTGGGTTGGCTGCTGGGAATAGGTTCTTTTGTGGGCATCATTATGCTCGCCATTCTTTTTCCCTTATTCCGAAGCAATATTAAAGACAATGTTCCGATGGTGGGCTTGGTAGGCAGTGCCTTCATTTTCTTTATGCTTCAAATGATGAGGCACCTGTATTTGGTGATTGAAAATGATCTCTCTTCCACGGGATTTGAAAAACTCTTTGTTCTGCTTTATCCCTTACTGACTTTTATGTATGTGGGCTTCTATTTCCACTTTAAAATCAGTACCCGCAATTCTCTATTTAGTATCCCGACCGTAATCGTTGCGGGCTATCTTATTTATGAAATTTTCAAGATCGTATATATTGAGCAACAGCTCAAGCATTTCCATGACCTCATCGAACAATATGTAGTCATATTCTTTTTGCTACATACCCTGGCAGCAGTTGCTATGTTTCTGCTGGAGAATTGGAGGACAAGAAGTTTGCGCAGTTTCCTCGGTTTAGGCATCATCGGCCTGATCTCGGCTTTGGGACTTGCCTATTATGGTATGCTTGACTATACCAGCGTAAACTGGTTCTATAAAGAACATGCCTTTTTTATCTATTGTCTGCTGCTCTTTTTCCCGCTCGTAAATGCGACTTTTCTGCAACTACAATTTGGTAAAGTCAGCCTGGTAGTTACCCAAAGTATCCAGTACCTGGTTTCTATCATCATGATCCTGGTTCTTTACCTGGTCATTACGCAATTGTATAATTATGTTCATACAGGTATCCAATACCGGCAGATACTTGAATTTGCGACCCTGGTGTTTGTTGTGGTGATTCTTCGCCTGCTTTACCTGGCCAATGAGAATAAATTCAGAAAATATTTTGTTACGCCTCAGCAGGAAAGATTACGCAAGTTCAAAACCTTCATCGCCCGCATCCCACAGTACACCAATTCGGAATTACTAAGGAAGGATTTGATTGAAGAGATGGTGGACTATTTCAATGCGGAAACGGTTCATCTCTGGTGGAATGTAGATCAGCCGGAAAGTGCCGCAGAACAACGATACCATGTCAAGCAGGAAAACATATACAGAGAGTTGATGAATAATAATACGGTTTGGTCCAAAACCAAAGAGATTGCGACCTTCCGTTTGAGTAGCGAATTGGAAAAGTCTGTCCTGGACTCTTCTTATACCCTGATCTGTCCCATCACCATCGATCTGGATACCTATGCCCTTTTGATGTTGGGGCGAAAGAAACGAGGCGTATATAACCTGACGGATTTGGAGCTGATTTCTCAATTGATCCAGCAGACCCAGTTAACTCTGAATGTGCTGCAAATGGTTGTGAGAGAAAAGTCTCTGATTCAGCAGACCTATGAGGCGAACCTGACGGCTCTGCGTTCGCAGATCAATCCACACTTCTTATTCAATACCCTCAATTCTATCGGAGAACTGGTACATGAATCAGCAGATCTGGCGGAAGAAGCTTTGGAAAAGCTGGCTTATATTTTCCGCTATACCCTCAACAAATCCAGTGAGAACTTTGTGAGCCTCTCTGATGAGATGAGTTTGATTCGAACCTATCTGGATTTGGAAAAGGTTAGATTTGGGGAAAGGTTGAACGTACACCTCTCTGTAAGTCCTGAAGTAAAAGATGTGCCTGTTCCTTCTTTCATAATCTCTACTTTGGTTGAGAATTGTATCAAGCACGGGATCTCCAAAATACTGCATAAAGGTCTGGTCTCCGTTGAGGCAAGTAGGGAAGACAACTACCTGGTAGTAGAGGTTGTAGATAATGGACCTGGTATAGATCTTTCACGCATTTATAAAAGTCATGGACTTTCAAATAGCATTGCGCGTTTGGAAAATATATATGAGCTAAAGAACCTCCTGTACTTCGAAAACACCGGTGAAGGGACCTATGTGCGGCTGAAAATTCCGCTTGTAGATCTCCCTCAACTGAAGTAA
- a CDS encoding LytTR family DNA-binding domain-containing protein, with translation MSKFRVLIADDELPARNKMKRLLKKINEVELVHVAENGFDALEHIHSLKPDLVFLDIEMPGMNGLEVAENIEMDEMPSVVFATAYSEHAIKAFELNAQDYLLKPFNEDRLRSAIDKVASNKSGTVLDKKKIAQILKSELAEDIKTPFANKVPIPTRDRYKLVDYSEVVCIEVEERSVRLFTKEKSYLLNHTLDTFERKLPGDQFFRINRSCIIGLKHVKEIVIWFGNRFKIILSNDKEVISSREKSKILKQVLKF, from the coding sequence ATGTCAAAATTTCGAGTACTGATCGCTGACGACGAACTTCCTGCACGTAATAAGATGAAGCGCTTGTTGAAAAAGATCAATGAGGTAGAACTGGTACATGTTGCAGAGAACGGGTTTGATGCACTGGAGCATATCCACTCCTTGAAGCCTGATCTGGTATTTCTGGATATTGAAATGCCCGGAATGAATGGCCTGGAGGTAGCTGAAAATATTGAGATGGACGAAATGCCCTCAGTAGTTTTTGCTACAGCTTACAGTGAACATGCGATCAAAGCTTTCGAGCTAAATGCTCAAGATTACCTGCTCAAACCATTTAATGAAGATAGATTAAGGTCAGCCATAGATAAGGTGGCCAGTAACAAATCCGGAACCGTACTCGATAAGAAGAAGATTGCACAGATCCTTAAATCAGAACTGGCTGAGGACATCAAGACTCCTTTCGCCAATAAAGTTCCGATTCCAACCAGAGACCGTTACAAATTGGTAGATTACTCTGAAGTGGTATGTATAGAAGTAGAAGAAAGAAGTGTACGTCTCTTTACCAAAGAAAAATCTTATCTCCTCAATCATACCCTGGATACCTTTGAGCGTAAATTGCCCGGAGATCAATTCTTCCGCATCAACCGCTCCTGTATCATCGGACTGAAACATGTAAAGGAGATTGTTATATGGTTTGGAAACCGCTTCAAGATCATTCTAAGTAATGATAAAGAAGTGATTTCCAGTCGTGAGAAATCAAAGATCCTCAAGCAAGTCCTCAAGTTTTAG